A single region of the Lotus japonicus ecotype B-129 chromosome 4, LjGifu_v1.2 genome encodes:
- the LOC130715317 gene encoding WRKY transcription factor 71-like isoform X2: MEEKREKAEKSFSCSTMSNSVAFSDTGNPSFGSIFSFLMEKMPPPPPSPPLPPLSPLPLPPFHQQTSSFGSFKDLLTIEDFDPALFDWNPTTTTNTAAAADVTSPPLSTTQISHPVPSPATSNILPEYSSDVLNTPTTPNSSSISSSTNGTGNDRAEPEPEAENDDDGDAIKDQNQNQNKNGLKGKKQKQEKQEKKEKKEKKEKEPRYAFKTKSEVDNLDDGFRWRKYGQKAVKNSPNPRSYYRCTTAGCGVKKRVERSSEDTSVVVTTYEGVHTHRCPAARGNYGGAAPHGLGSNQYVLPSQAQNLQVQNFQNQNVQQAAPSFSTTPSFNAATPVPPISYRNAIIPLPFNVANPAPNTHFNTSSFGSFLQGINGVDFVQSSRFMANNNQGLLRNNGLLQDMFVPAHMEFGGGGGRR; encoded by the exons ATGgaggagaagagagagaaagcagAGAAGTCATTCAGCTGCAGCACCATGTCAAATTCTGTGGCATTTTCCGACACTGGGAATCCCAGCTTCGGCTCCATTTTCTCATTCCTCATGGAAAAgatgccaccaccaccaccctcaccaccactaccaccccTATCACCGCTACCGCTGCCACCATTTCACCAACAAACTTCCTCTTTTGGAAGCTTCAAGGACTTGTTAACAATCGAGGATTTTGATCCTGCTTTGTTTGATTggaaccccaccaccaccaccaacaccgcCGCCGCTGCTGACGTCACTTCACCACCACTTTCTACCACCCAAATCAGCCACCCTGTTCCCTCCCCTGCCACCTCCAACATCCTTCCTGAGTACTCTTCTGATGTGCTCAACACTCCAACCACCCCCAACTCCTCCTCAATCTCATCATCGACGAATGGAACAGGGAATGATCGTgcagaaccagaaccagaagctgagaatgatgatgatggagatgCCATCAAAGATCAAAACCAGAATCAGAATAAGAATGG GTTGAAGGGAAAGAAGCAGAAGCAGGAGAAGCaggagaagaaggaaaagaaggaaaagaaggaaaaagagccaAGATATGCTTTCAAGACAAAGAGTGAGGTGGATAATTTGGATGATGGTTTTCGATGGCGTAAGTATGGTCAAAAAGCTGTCAAGAACAGCCCTAACCCAAG GAGCTACTATCGTTGCACCACCGCTGGTTGTGGCGTGAAGAAGCGGGTGGAGCGATCCTCTGAGGACACCTCCGTGGTGGTCACCACCTACGAAGGAGTCCACACCCATCGGTGCCCGGCTGCAAGGGGTAATTATGGTGGTGCGGCTCCTCATGGACTTGGTTCCAACCAGTATGTGCTGCCTTCACAGGCACAGAATCTCCaagttcaaaattttcagaaCCAGAATGTGCAGCAAGCTGCACCATCTTTCTCTACAACCCCTTCTTTCAATGCTGCTACCCCTGTACCACCTATCTCCTACAGAAACGCTATTATCCCATTACCTTTCAATGTTGCTAACCCAGCACCTAATACTCACTTTAATACTTCCTCCTTTGGGAGCTTCCTTCAAGGGATCAATGGTGTAGATTTTGTGCAGTCTTCTAGGTTTATGGCTAACAACAACCAGGGTTTGCTAAGGAACAATGGGCTTCTTCAGGACATGTTTGTGCCAGCTCACATGGAATTCGGAGGTGGAGGAGGACGAAGATGA
- the LOC130715317 gene encoding WRKY transcription factor 71-like isoform X1, which translates to MEEKREKAEKSFSCSTMSNSVAFSDTGNPSFGSIFSFLMEKMPPPPPSPPLPPLSPLPLPPFHQQTSSFGSFKDLLTIEDFDPALFDWNPTTTTNTAAAADVTSPPLSTTQISHPVPSPATSNILPEYSSDVLNTPTTPNSSSISSSTNGTGNDRAEPEPEAENDDDGDAIKDQNQNQNKNGRLKGKKQKQEKQEKKEKKEKKEKEPRYAFKTKSEVDNLDDGFRWRKYGQKAVKNSPNPRSYYRCTTAGCGVKKRVERSSEDTSVVVTTYEGVHTHRCPAARGNYGGAAPHGLGSNQYVLPSQAQNLQVQNFQNQNVQQAAPSFSTTPSFNAATPVPPISYRNAIIPLPFNVANPAPNTHFNTSSFGSFLQGINGVDFVQSSRFMANNNQGLLRNNGLLQDMFVPAHMEFGGGGGRR; encoded by the exons ATGgaggagaagagagagaaagcagAGAAGTCATTCAGCTGCAGCACCATGTCAAATTCTGTGGCATTTTCCGACACTGGGAATCCCAGCTTCGGCTCCATTTTCTCATTCCTCATGGAAAAgatgccaccaccaccaccctcaccaccactaccaccccTATCACCGCTACCGCTGCCACCATTTCACCAACAAACTTCCTCTTTTGGAAGCTTCAAGGACTTGTTAACAATCGAGGATTTTGATCCTGCTTTGTTTGATTggaaccccaccaccaccaccaacaccgcCGCCGCTGCTGACGTCACTTCACCACCACTTTCTACCACCCAAATCAGCCACCCTGTTCCCTCCCCTGCCACCTCCAACATCCTTCCTGAGTACTCTTCTGATGTGCTCAACACTCCAACCACCCCCAACTCCTCCTCAATCTCATCATCGACGAATGGAACAGGGAATGATCGTgcagaaccagaaccagaagctgagaatgatgatgatggagatgCCATCAAAGATCAAAACCAGAATCAGAATAAGAATGG CAGGTTGAAGGGAAAGAAGCAGAAGCAGGAGAAGCaggagaagaaggaaaagaaggaaaagaaggaaaaagagccaAGATATGCTTTCAAGACAAAGAGTGAGGTGGATAATTTGGATGATGGTTTTCGATGGCGTAAGTATGGTCAAAAAGCTGTCAAGAACAGCCCTAACCCAAG GAGCTACTATCGTTGCACCACCGCTGGTTGTGGCGTGAAGAAGCGGGTGGAGCGATCCTCTGAGGACACCTCCGTGGTGGTCACCACCTACGAAGGAGTCCACACCCATCGGTGCCCGGCTGCAAGGGGTAATTATGGTGGTGCGGCTCCTCATGGACTTGGTTCCAACCAGTATGTGCTGCCTTCACAGGCACAGAATCTCCaagttcaaaattttcagaaCCAGAATGTGCAGCAAGCTGCACCATCTTTCTCTACAACCCCTTCTTTCAATGCTGCTACCCCTGTACCACCTATCTCCTACAGAAACGCTATTATCCCATTACCTTTCAATGTTGCTAACCCAGCACCTAATACTCACTTTAATACTTCCTCCTTTGGGAGCTTCCTTCAAGGGATCAATGGTGTAGATTTTGTGCAGTCTTCTAGGTTTATGGCTAACAACAACCAGGGTTTGCTAAGGAACAATGGGCTTCTTCAGGACATGTTTGTGCCAGCTCACATGGAATTCGGAGGTGGAGGAGGACGAAGATGA